From the genome of Vicia villosa cultivar HV-30 ecotype Madison, WI linkage group LG2, Vvil1.0, whole genome shotgun sequence, one region includes:
- the LOC131653728 gene encoding transcription factor MYB14-like yields the protein MVRSPCCDKTGMRKGAWTPEEDNKLIAYVTRYGSWNWRQLPKFAGLERCGKSCRLRWLNYLRPDLKRGNFTQQEEDTIIKLHEKLGNRWIVIASNFPGRTDNEIKNHWHTNLKKRSVKNNKSDNNNGTRNSKDTNSDNVTVEEDNTLEGVLENNSVPNITSPLSSIPSSSGTMDTPTTTEISYENYVLDELPLMDAYMDVLNDNFWTEPYMIDNSYVSPSEEVTLLPVWCEHDYFSPVYDEQLWSHGK from the exons ATGGTGAGAAGCCCTTGTTGTGACAAAACTGGAATGAGAAAAGGTGCGTGGACTCCTGAAGAAGACAACAAGTTAATTGCTTATGTAACTAGATATGGCTCTTGGAATTGGCGACAACTACCTAAATTTGCAG GTCTTGAAAGGTGTGGAAAGAGTTGTAGACTAAGGTGGTTGAACTATCTAAGACCAGATCTCAAAAGAGGGAACTTTACACAACAAGAAGAAGATACTATCATCAAGCTTCATGAAAAACTGGGTAATAG ATGGATTGTGATTGCTTCAAACTTTCCAGGAAGAACAGATAATGAGATAAAGAATCATTGGCATACCAACTTGAAAAAACGATCGGTGAAGAATAATAAGTCAGACAATAATAATGGAACACGAAACTCCAAAGATACAAATTCAGATAACGTTACAGTTGAAGAAGACAACACACTTGAAGGAGTGCTAGAAAACAATAGTGTTCCTAATATTACCAGTCCATTGTCTTCAATCCCATCTTCAAGTGGAACAATGGATACCCCAACAACTACAGAAATATCTTATGAAAATTATGTTCTTGATGAGCTTCCTTTAATGGATGCATACATGGATGTTTTGAATGATAATTTCTGGACCGAACCATATATGATAGACAATTCATATGTCTCTCCAAGTGAAGAAGTTACATTATTACCTGTCTGGTGTGAACATGATTACTTCAGTCCTGTGTACGATGAACAACTTTGGAGCCATGGGAAATAA